Proteins encoded in a region of the Methanobrevibacter sp. genome:
- the mch gene encoding methenyltetrahydromethanopterin cyclohydrolase — MVSVNVEAKKTVDVMIEKADELNIAVETLGNGATVIDCGVNVDGSFKAGELYTKVCLGGLADVGISIPGDLSEKFALPSVKIKTDSPSISTLGSQKAGWSVSVGDFFALGSGPARAIALKPAETYEEIDYEDKDADLAILTLEADVLPGEDVAQYIADECDVDVKDVYLLVAPTSSLVGSIQISGRVVENGTYKMLEAIKFDVTKVKHAAGIAPIAPVDPNGLKAMGKTNDAVLFGGRTYYYVESDEDDDIAEVAAKLPSSAADGYGKPFYEVFKEAEFDFYKIDKGMFAPAEVVINDLTTGKIYKEGFVNADLLKKSFGVDE, encoded by the coding sequence ATGGTAAGTGTAAACGTAGAAGCTAAAAAAACCGTAGATGTAATGATTGAAAAAGCAGATGAATTAAACATTGCTGTTGAAACTTTAGGCAATGGCGCTACTGTCATTGACTGTGGTGTTAATGTCGACGGAAGTTTTAAGGCAGGAGAACTTTATACTAAAGTTTGTCTTGGTGGACTCGCAGATGTTGGAATTTCAATTCCTGGAGATTTATCTGAAAAATTCGCACTTCCTTCAGTAAAAATCAAAACTGACTCACCTTCTATTTCAACCTTAGGTTCTCAAAAAGCAGGTTGGTCTGTATCTGTAGGAGACTTCTTTGCATTAGGTTCTGGTCCTGCTAGAGCTATTGCATTAAAACCAGCAGAAACCTACGAAGAAATTGATTATGAAGACAAAGATGCTGATTTAGCAATCTTAACTTTAGAAGCTGATGTATTACCTGGTGAAGATGTTGCACAATACATTGCTGATGAATGTGACGTTGATGTCAAAGATGTTTACTTACTTGTAGCTCCTACTTCTTCCCTTGTTGGATCCATCCAAATTTCCGGAAGAGTTGTTGAAAACGGAACCTACAAAATGTTAGAAGCAATCAAATTCGATGTAACTAAAGTAAAACATGCAGCAGGTATCGCACCAATCGCACCAGTTGACCCTAACGGACTTAAAGCTATGGGTAAAACAAACGATGCGGTTTTATTTGGTGGAAGAACTTACTACTATGTAGAATCCGATGAAGACGATGACATTGCTGAAGTAGCAGCAAAATTACCTTCCTCCGCAGCTGACGGATATGGTAAACCATTCTATGAAGTATTTAAAGAAGCTGAATTTGACTTCTACAAAATTGATAAAGGAATGTTTGCTCCTGCAGAAGTTGTCATTAACGATTTAACTACTGGTAAAATTTACAAAGAAGGATTTGTAAACGCTGATTTACTCAAAAAATCCTTTGGTGTAGATGAATAA
- a CDS encoding SDR family oxidoreductase, producing MQVRRDINEEKLETLKHDLTYSGYDVETQVTNAMDLDSIKALAEKAASLGPVMYFIDTAGASPNQASPEHIINLDLIGTSYAIDEFGKVMARGGAGLIISSMTGYMPSPLTKEDENLLRVTPTDELKDLDCLSEDVIVNSGVAYVVSKRANHLRVQYASADSWAERGARINTISPGIIVTPLAYDEFEANGEGYQAMIDVCGAKRVGTSDEIAYAAEFLLSEKAGFITGMDLLIDGGTIAAINSEKWIFKSNNFSINFFYFYFHILS from the coding sequence ATGCAAGTCCGCAGAGATATCAATGAAGAAAAACTGGAAACTCTCAAGCATGACTTGACCTATTCCGGTTATGACGTGGAAACTCAGGTAACAAACGCAATGGATCTGGACTCCATCAAGGCATTGGCTGAAAAAGCCGCTTCATTAGGTCCTGTAATGTATTTCATTGATACAGCAGGCGCATCACCAAATCAGGCATCACCGGAACACATCATTAACCTTGATTTGATAGGAACATCATACGCAATAGACGAGTTCGGAAAAGTGATGGCCAGAGGCGGAGCAGGATTAATCATATCATCCATGACAGGTTACATGCCTTCACCACTTACAAAAGAGGATGAAAATCTTCTTAGAGTTACACCAACAGATGAACTCAAGGACTTGGACTGTCTAAGTGAGGATGTTATTGTAAATTCAGGTGTTGCATATGTCGTATCCAAAAGAGCAAACCACCTCAGAGTACAGTATGCATCAGCAGACTCATGGGCTGAAAGAGGCGCAAGAATCAATACCATCAGTCCAGGAATTATTGTAACTCCTCTTGCTTATGATGAATTTGAAGCAAACGGGGAAGGATATCAAGCTATGATTGACGTCTGCGGTGCAAAAAGGGTTGGAACATCTGATGAAATTGCATATGCAGCTGAATTCTTATTAAGTGAAAAGGCTGGATTTATCACCGGAATGGATTTGCTAATTGACGGTGGTACAATCGCAGCTATTAACAGTGAAAAATGGATATTCAAATCCAATAATTTTTCCATTAACTTTTTTTATTTTTACTTTCATATATTATCTTGA
- a CDS encoding aldo/keto reductase has translation MEYRELGNTGIKVSEIAFGAEFLVERPYEDTEELIKACEANGINFVDCWMSEPDVRSHLGKAIKPNRENWVIQGHIGSTWQNNQYVRTREMDKVIPAFEDFMERFQMETLDFGMIHYVDQLDDYNEIMNGPFIEYVRKLKEEGTIAHIGLSTHNPDIGLLAAENPEIELLMFSINPAYDMFGAMDDIEEYRKEEAYTDSMFGLNPQRAELYELCEKNGTALTVMKGFAGGNLLSDETSPFGVALTPIQCIHYCLEQKGVSSIFVGVKTVEELEESLKYCSATEGEKDYTEVLKNAPKHSFEGQCTYCGHCAPCTSEIDIAMVNKLFDLAKNQDEVPASVQEHYNNLKYNASECIACGDCEPRCPFNVHIVDVMLDAQDLFGF, from the coding sequence ATGGAATATCGCGAATTGGGCAATACTGGAATTAAGGTATCAGAAATCGCATTCGGTGCCGAATTTTTAGTAGAAAGGCCTTATGAAGATACTGAAGAACTAATTAAAGCATGTGAAGCTAACGGCATTAATTTCGTTGACTGTTGGATGAGTGAACCTGACGTACGTTCACATCTGGGAAAGGCAATTAAGCCTAACCGCGAAAACTGGGTCATACAGGGCCATATCGGGTCCACATGGCAGAACAACCAGTACGTCAGAACCCGTGAAATGGACAAGGTAATTCCTGCATTTGAAGATTTTATGGAAAGATTTCAGATGGAAACCCTTGATTTTGGAATGATTCATTATGTTGACCAGCTGGATGATTATAATGAAATAATGAACGGTCCATTCATAGAATATGTTCGAAAACTAAAAGAGGAAGGGACCATAGCGCACATCGGATTAAGTACTCATAATCCGGATATCGGACTTTTGGCAGCTGAAAATCCTGAAATTGAGCTTTTAATGTTTTCAATAAATCCTGCATATGACATGTTTGGAGCTATGGATGACATAGAAGAGTATCGTAAAGAGGAAGCATATACAGATTCAATGTTTGGTCTAAACCCTCAAAGGGCAGAACTGTATGAATTATGTGAGAAAAACGGAACTGCATTAACAGTGATGAAAGGATTTGCAGGAGGAAATCTGCTTTCCGATGAAACCTCTCCGTTCGGTGTTGCATTAACACCTATTCAATGTATACACTATTGCTTGGAGCAGAAAGGAGTTTCAAGTATTTTTGTTGGTGTAAAAACAGTTGAAGAACTCGAAGAGTCCTTGAAATACTGCAGTGCAACTGAAGGTGAAAAGGATTATACAGAAGTATTAAAAAATGCTCCAAAACATTCTTTTGAAGGTCAGTGCACATACTGCGGTCATTGCGCACCATGTACTTCTGAAATTGATATTGCAATGGTTAACAAGTTGTTTGATCTTGCAAAAAATCAGGATGAAGTGCCTGCAAGTGTGCAGGAGCACTATAACAATCTAAAGTATAATGCTTCAGAGTGTATTGCATGCGGTGACTGTGAACCTAGGTGTCCGTTTAATGTTCACATTGTTGATGTTATGTTGGATGCTCAGGATTTATTTGGTTTTTGA
- a CDS encoding O-acetylhomoserine aminocarboxypropyltransferase/cysteine synthase family protein produces the protein MAYEFKNKKNISTIGVHAGQEEVDETGSRVTPIYQTTSYVFDSPEQAANRFALTEGGNIYTRLTNPTTEAFEKRMAAIEGGTAAYATASGMAAIFYAIINLTCVGDNIVSADNLYGGTYELFENTLEELGRTVTFVDSQSPELFEEAIDDKTKAIYVESIGNPKLDIPDFDKLAEIAHSHGIPLIADNTVGIGSVRPFDHGADIIASSATKYIGGHGTTLGGIIIEKGDFDWMSGKFPTLSEPDDTYNGLIFAETFGESAFTTRIRTVVGRDTGAVPSPFNSFLLMQGLETLGLRIERHASNAMAVAEHLEAHPKVAWVTYSGLESSPNHEVAKKYAEKGYGGIVSFGLKAGYDGALKFIENVELISFLANIGDAKSLVTHPASTTHSQLTEEQQLSTGVTPDLIRFSVGIEDIEDILADVDQALDKI, from the coding sequence ATGGCTTATGAATTTAAAAACAAAAAAAATATTTCAACAATTGGTGTACATGCCGGTCAGGAAGAAGTAGATGAGACCGGTTCAAGAGTAACACCGATTTATCAAACTACATCATATGTATTTGACTCACCTGAGCAGGCTGCAAATAGATTTGCACTTACAGAAGGCGGAAACATCTACACAAGATTAACTAACCCTACAACTGAAGCATTTGAAAAAAGAATGGCTGCAATTGAAGGCGGAACAGCAGCTTATGCGACTGCATCCGGAATGGCTGCAATCTTTTATGCGATTATTAACTTAACATGTGTTGGAGACAATATTGTTTCAGCAGATAACCTGTATGGGGGAACCTATGAACTGTTTGAAAATACACTGGAGGAACTTGGCCGTACAGTAACATTCGTCGACTCCCAGTCCCCTGAATTATTTGAAGAAGCTATTGATGATAAGACAAAAGCTATTTATGTTGAATCAATCGGAAATCCTAAATTGGACATTCCAGATTTTGATAAATTGGCAGAAATTGCACATTCACATGGAATTCCATTAATTGCAGACAACACAGTTGGAATTGGATCTGTAAGACCATTCGACCATGGAGCAGATATCATAGCATCATCTGCAACCAAATATATCGGAGGTCATGGTACTACTTTAGGAGGTATCATAATTGAAAAAGGCGATTTTGACTGGATGAGCGGTAAGTTTCCAACATTGTCCGAACCTGATGATACATATAACGGATTAATATTTGCTGAAACTTTTGGCGAATCCGCTTTTACAACAAGAATCAGGACAGTTGTCGGAAGGGATACCGGTGCAGTACCTTCTCCGTTCAATTCATTTTTACTTATGCAGGGTCTTGAAACATTAGGTTTAAGGATTGAAAGGCACGCTTCAAATGCAATGGCAGTAGCAGAACATCTCGAAGCTCACCCTAAAGTTGCTTGGGTAACCTATTCAGGACTTGAATCTTCCCCGAACCATGAAGTCGCTAAAAAATATGCCGAAAAAGGTTATGGCGGAATCGTTTCATTCGGTCTTAAGGCAGGTTATGACGGAGCTTTAAAATTCATTGAAAACGTTGAGCTGATTTCATTTTTAGCAAACATTGGTGATGCTAAATCTCTTGTAACTCATCCTGCATCAACAACTCATTCCCAATTAACCGAAGAGCAACAGCTGTCTACCGGCGTAACTCCTGATTTAATCAGATTCTCAGTAGGTATTGAGGATATTGAAGATATCTTGGCTGATGTTGACCAGGCTTTGGATAAAATTTAG